Below is a genomic region from Leptospira venezuelensis.
TGGTGGTAATCCCGATAATATTGATATCCCTTCTTGCTTTTTCAGGGGGTTTCAATTGGATTTGTTCTAAATCACCCTTGTCCGATTCCTTCTCCACTCTTGCATCTGTTTGGTTGCGAAGAACATTAAATCTCCAAGAGATTGAATTTTCTTCTAATTCTGAAACTGGAGTGAATGCAACATATAGATCAAACCAAACTAAGGATACAATGATCGCTAACCAAAGACTTCCTACTAACTGAGGATTTTTGGAAAGCTTGGTGATTGCTTTATAGAAGAAGTAAGAAGATGAAAATAAAAAAAGTGCGCCTAATAGCAGAAGTTGAAGTGAATACTCCGCTTCGGGAAAAAACGCGTAATAGAAATGTGCCAGAATTCCGAGGGTTGTTGTGACCCCAAAAATAATATCCACAACGGTAAATTTCTGGGCTGCTTTGGACTCGCTCATTCTTTCCTCCGATCCGGAAGATTCTCTCTAACGGGACGGTTTCGTCAATTTTCTTCCCAATTCAGGAAAGAAAATATCGACTATTTCATGCAGAGGTGCTAGACGCGGAGGGTTTTGGGGAATGTAGGAATTCCTACTTCACTGCTTTGTGTGCTAGTTTTTTCCTCTCAAAGAACCAGAAATCGATTGTGCATATTCTTCCAGTTTTTTTCTACAAAGACTAGGGTTAGAACCATTCTCTTCTATGATCCTTTGTACTGCGGAACCTATGATGATCCCATCTGCATACGCGGAAATTTCTTTTGCCTGTTCTGCGTCTGAGATCCCAAATCCGGCGCTCACAGGAAGTGAGATAATATCTTTCGTTATTTTGATCCTATCTTCCAGATCCGCGGAGATTGATTTTCTTTCTCCAGTCACTCCATACGAAGTAACATAATAGATAAATCCGGAAGCAAAATCACGAATTCCTTTCATCCGATTCAAAGGAGTCGCTGGGGTTACCAAATGGATCAGATCTATCCCTCTTCTTTTTAAGGATTTGAATAGTTTGTCCGTCTCAGGGGTATCATACGGAAGATCAGGAATGATCATACCTTGGATACCCGCAATTTTAGCCTTCTCCGCAAACTTTTCAAAACCATAATGAAAGATCGGATTAAAATACGTTAGATACACTAGAGGAATATGAGGATGCAAAGAATGTATCTTTTCAGTTGTTTCCAAAATTGTATCCATGGAGAACGGATTCGCAAGAGCACGTTTGAATGCTTTTTGAATTACAGGTCCATCAGCAACTGGATCAGAGAATGGGATTCCAAGTTCTAAAATATCAGCGCCACCTCTAATAAGAGCATCCGCCCAATCCACACATAGATCGTAGTTCGGATCTCCTAAAGATATATAAGGGATGAATGCGCTTTTTGAATCTGAAAAAACGCTCTTAATTGCGCTCAAATCAAATCTCCTTGTGAAAGACCAACCAGTCTAGCTACTTCAGCAACGTCCTTATCTCCTCTTCCTGAAAGACAGATCAGAATGTCTTTTTTCTTTCCGAGTTCCTTTGCAAGGTCCTTTGCATATCGGAAAGCATGAGCAGTTTCTAATGCAGGGATAATACCTTCTACTCTACAAACTTCCATGAATGCATCCAAGGCACCCTGATCAGAAACTGTTTCGTATTTCACTCTTCCAGTTGAATGTAGATGAGCATGCTCAGGTCCAACTCCAGGATAATCTAATCCAGCAGAAACGGAGTGAGCCGGAACTACTTGTCCACCATCATCTTGGATCACTAAAGTTTTGGTTCCGTGTAAAAAACCAGTCTTACCAAAAAGCATAGTGGCAGAATGTTCTCCAGGAGAAGGTCCCCTTCCCCCAGCTTCCACTCCGTATAGTTTTACTTTTTTATCATTTAGAAATCCGTAAAACATTCCCATCGCATTGGAACCGCCGCCTACACAAGCGACTACAGCATCCGGAAGTTTATCGTTCTCTTTTTTGAACTGTTTTTTGGACTCTTCCCCCACCACTTTTTGGAAATCACGAACGATTGTAGGAAATGGATGCGGCCCGATTACGGAACCTACTATATAATGAGTATTAGAAACATTTAATGCCCAATCTCTCATCGCTTCGGAGGTAGCGTCTTTTAAAGTTGCAGTCCCGGAAGAAACTCCTATCACCTTCGCTCCAAGCATTTGCATACGGATCGCATTCAGTTTTTGGCGGCGGAGATCTTCTTCTCCCATAAAAATAGCAGTTTCAAATTCGAAGAGCGCACCTACAGTTGCAGTTGCCACACCATGTTGGCCAGCTCCTGTTTCTGCAATGATCCTACGTTTACCCATTGCCTTTGCAATAAGAGCCTGACCGATCGTATTATTGATCTTATGTGCACCTGTATGGTTCAGGTCTTCACGCTTCAGCCAAATTTTAGCTCCACCCCATGCCTTGGTCAGCTTCTCAGCATAGGTGAGAGGAGAAGGTCTTCCGATATAATTCTTTCTGTAAAACTCCAGATCCTTTTGGAATTTTTTATCCTTACGGAGTTTATTGTAAGTATCTTCCAACTCGATCAACGCTTCGGTCAAGATCTCAGGGGAATATCTTCCTCCAAAATCTCCGAAGTATCCTTCTTTTTCAGTGAAGCTGCGTTCTTTAGCCATGACAGTTTTTGAAGGGATTAATCTCCCAACAACTCCTGGTATAATTCCTGACGTAGGTTTTCCACTCTGGTATTCAAATCATCAAAGTCCGTGAACTTGAAAGTTTCATCCTTATCATATTTACGATTATAGATGGAAATTTCGCCGGACTCGAAAAACTTTTTACCAACAGTGATACGAATCGGGAAACCGATCAGCTCGGAATCCTTAAACTTGAATCCAGGTCCAAGATCTCGTTCATCCCAGAATACCTCGAAACCTTCGTTCTTTAGATTTTCGTAAAATTCTAATGCCTTTGTATCTTGTTCCTCACCTTTAGTGAGAGTCACAAGACCAATTTCAAAAGGAGCAATACTGATTGGCCAGTAAATACCCTTATCATCATTACATTGTTCTATAACTGTAGCCATAGTACGGTTCACACCGATACCATAACATCCCATGGTAAGAGTTTTTGCCTTACCTTGTTGGTCCAATACTTGGATCTGGAAAGACTTAGTATATTTATCTCCAAGTTTGAAGATATGACCTACTTCTATTCCTTTCTCTGCTTTTAGAGTTTTTGCGCAGGTAGGACAAGGATCTCCCTCTCTTGCCATAGCAACATCAGCAGTTTCGTATTGGACCTTGATCTCGGAAGTAGGAACATATCCTTGGATATGGAAATCTTCTTTTCCTCCACCTACAATATAGGCACCATCTTTTTGGATAGAAGAGTCCAAAATTACCTTAAACCCAGGACCTGCATCAGAAGGCCCGATAAACCCAGGAACTAAATTAGAATTTTTTAATTCAGGCTCTGGAATCATATCCAAGTCGGACCATTTTAAATAAGACTTAAGTTTATGCTCATTCAGCTCCAGGTCCCCTCTTAAGAATACCAACAGTTTCTCTTTTCCATTCTGAAAAGCAACCGCCTTGATCGTATCCTGAGCGCGAACATTTAAGAAAGAAGCAACGTCTTCGATGGACTTTTTACCTGGAGTTGCCACTTCCTTTTTATCCTTAGGCCCTTTTGGAGAATCCTCTGCCTTTGCAATAAAAGGAGTTTTTTCACTATTAGAATTATAACCGCAGTCTCCGCAAAGAAGAAGTGTCTCTTCTCCAATAGGCGAAACCACCATAAATTCCTCAGAAGCGGAACCACCCATTGTTCCTGAATCCGCTTGGACTGGGATAGTCTTCAAACCGCAACGTTGGAAAATTTTGCGATAGGCGGTTCTCATTTCCTGGTAAGTAGCATCTAAAGAAACATCGTCCAAATGATAAGAATATGCATCTTTCATAATGAACTCTCT
It encodes:
- the trpB gene encoding tryptophan synthase subunit beta — encoded protein: MAKERSFTEKEGYFGDFGGRYSPEILTEALIELEDTYNKLRKDKKFQKDLEFYRKNYIGRPSPLTYAEKLTKAWGGAKIWLKREDLNHTGAHKINNTIGQALIAKAMGKRRIIAETGAGQHGVATATVGALFEFETAIFMGEEDLRRQKLNAIRMQMLGAKVIGVSSGTATLKDATSEAMRDWALNVSNTHYIVGSVIGPHPFPTIVRDFQKVVGEESKKQFKKENDKLPDAVVACVGGGSNAMGMFYGFLNDKKVKLYGVEAGGRGPSPGEHSATMLFGKTGFLHGTKTLVIQDDGGQVVPAHSVSAGLDYPGVGPEHAHLHSTGRVKYETVSDQGALDAFMEVCRVEGIIPALETAHAFRYAKDLAKELGKKKDILICLSGRGDKDVAEVARLVGLSQGDLI
- the trpA gene encoding tryptophan synthase subunit alpha, with protein sequence MSAIKSVFSDSKSAFIPYISLGDPNYDLCVDWADALIRGGADILELGIPFSDPVADGPVIQKAFKRALANPFSMDTILETTEKIHSLHPHIPLVYLTYFNPIFHYGFEKFAEKAKIAGIQGMIIPDLPYDTPETDKLFKSLKRRGIDLIHLVTPATPLNRMKGIRDFASGFIYYVTSYGVTGERKSISADLEDRIKITKDIISLPVSAGFGISDAEQAKEISAYADGIIIGSAVQRIIEENGSNPSLCRKKLEEYAQSISGSLRGKN
- a CDS encoding proline--tRNA ligase; amino-acid sequence: MRASKYLVPTEKENPSDAVVASHRLMIRAGLVRKSGSGFYFFLPLGLRILKKIENIVREEMDATGALEFELPIMTPSEFWEQSGRWSAMGPEMMRVKDRHDQWYALGPTHEESFSYLVKPLLKSYKDLPINVYQIHTKFRDEIRPRFGVIRSREFIMKDAYSYHLDDVSLDATYQEMRTAYRKIFQRCGLKTIPVQADSGTMGGSASEEFMVVSPIGEETLLLCGDCGYNSNSEKTPFIAKAEDSPKGPKDKKEVATPGKKSIEDVASFLNVRAQDTIKAVAFQNGKEKLLVFLRGDLELNEHKLKSYLKWSDLDMIPEPELKNSNLVPGFIGPSDAGPGFKVILDSSIQKDGAYIVGGGKEDFHIQGYVPTSEIKVQYETADVAMAREGDPCPTCAKTLKAEKGIEVGHIFKLGDKYTKSFQIQVLDQQGKAKTLTMGCYGIGVNRTMATVIEQCNDDKGIYWPISIAPFEIGLVTLTKGEEQDTKALEFYENLKNEGFEVFWDERDLGPGFKFKDSELIGFPIRITVGKKFFESGEISIYNRKYDKDETFKFTDFDDLNTRVENLRQELYQELLGD